From the genome of Ahaetulla prasina isolate Xishuangbanna chromosome 15, ASM2864084v1, whole genome shotgun sequence, one region includes:
- the TTC28 gene encoding tetratricopeptide repeat protein 28 isoform X4 has product MALKLHKGHLSIAQELNDYAAQGRAYGNMGNAYNALGMFDYAVKYHRQELQISMEVNDRASQASTHGNLAVAYQALGAHDRALQHYQNHLNIARELRDVQSEARALGNLGNFHCSRGEFAQAAPYYEQYLQLSPELQDMESEGKICHNLGYAQYCLGNYEEAVKYYEQDLALAKDLHDKLSQAKAYCNLGLAFKALGHFSEAEECQKYLLSLAQSLSNPQAKFRALGNLGDIAICKKDVGSAVRLYEQQLSLAHQAADRKLEASAYAALGSAYRLLQKYDKALGYHTQELEVYQELGEMLGECRAHGHLAAVYMALGKYTMAFKGYQEQLEVGQKLKDPGIEAQVYGNMGITKMNMNATEEAIGFFEQQLATLQQLSGSEAVLDRGRAFGNLGDCYEALGDYEEAIKYYDQYLSVAQSLSRMQDQAKAYRGLGSGHRAMGNLQQALVCFEKRLVVAHELGEAFDKAQAYGELGTLHSQLGNFEQAISCLERQLGIARDMKDQALEGNAACGLGNVYQQMAEYDTALQYHQMDLSIAEETNNPACQGRAYGNLGLTYESLGTYERAVVYQEQHLSIAAQLNDLAAKTASYSSLGRIHHALLNYPQAVMYLQEGLRLAEQLGRREDEARIRHGLGLSLWASGNLEEAQHQLYRASALFETIRHEARLSIDYKLSLFDLQTSSYQALQRVLVTLGHHDEALAVAERGRTRAFADLLVERQTGQQDSDPYSPVTVDQVLETVNGQRGLVLYFSLAAGYLYSWLLAPGAGILKFHECYLGEGPAGHSGDLQDRSSGLHTLASSALEQLSSSVREALGVEPHFVSNESESEAGDLMEQPPEEMSGKLNSSNDPTGFLRMVSRNNLFNRSCQSTSSLFAGPASSTAKEEGLASSLPRWPDSSSKSPLRVLYDMLIGPLEGGLMHSSGPVGRHRQLVLVLEAELYLIPFALLKGSSSNEYLYERFSLIAVPSIQALSASASAKGQAKKNASAYGSSSSTAAVIGNPKLPSSVMDRWLWGPMPSAEEEAYAVSELLGCQALVGSAATKETVMSALAQAECVHFATHISWKLAALVLTPNAESITSGRKGSFGNSYTIPESLRMQDDASDVESISDCPPLQEFLLTAADVLELRLPVKLVFLGSYQESNSKVTADGLVGLTRAFLAAGALCVLVSLWPVPVAASKTLVHTFYSALLNGLKASAALGEAMKRLQSSTLFSHPSNWAGFVLIGSDVKLNSPSSLVGQALTDILQHPERARDALRVLLHLVEKSLQRIHSGQHNSMYTSQQSVENKVGGIPGWQALLTAVGFRLDPPASGLPAAVFFPTADPGDRLQQCSSTIQSLLGLPNAALQALCKLITASETGEQMISQAVKNMVGMLHQVLVQLQVGEKEQDFALAPIQVSISVQLWRLPGCHEFLAALGFDLCEVGQEEVILKTGKQASRRTMHFALQTLLALFDSTELPKRLSLDSSSSLESLASAQSISNPGPLPGHNPPFSPTGPDSLASDAISVYSLSSIASSVSFVSKPEGIPEAGGSRGHQDSERSKAVYLQRVSLPQSNFSTQARAGPSKDEEEYEGFSIVSNEPLAVYQESPGMFSTDHSLSQTGEVRGSVNFKHSISSPNSPGKMTLIPSPNSPFQKVGKRTGSDIGESDHSSTETDSTVKSQEEGNGPKLDPQVLAQKILQETQSHLLAVEHLQCAGSSCCPHQPGRNSSLDEGTASPSRVATFRSSETSAFSRPLCSSIKNQPSPTPVRPELLLRSSSLQTSSSGDNSPSPSETSTKESARQLSPSLDTCRPVADQPVFRLKYPSSPYSAHISRSPQNISPSSGHQSPADSTPSPGLSYSSASSARSSPSNPPALDKLKMAAIDGKVQAIHNLKMFWQNVPQQPPGPMRSSHSSSGKASKRDVLSLLNLSPRRSKEEATDKLELKDLSAPCALLQKNSPNGRRPPADSSSTLESSYPIRLPSGNGYKFLSPGRFFPSSKC; this is encoded by the exons ATGGCCCTGAAGCTGCACAAGGGGCACCTCTCCATTGCACAGGAGCTGAACGACTACGCAGCCCAGGGAAGGGCCTATGGCAACATGGGCAATGCCTACAACGCTCTGGGCATGTTTGACTATGCTGTCAAGTATCACCGTCAGGAGCTGCAGATCTCCATGGAGGTGAACGATCGTGCTTCCCAAGCCTCCACTCATGGCAACCTGGCTGTAGCCTATCAAGCTCTGGGGGCCCATGACCGGGCGCTCCAGCACTACCAGAACCACCTCAACATTGCCCGGGAGCTGCGGGATGTCCAGAGTGAGGCCCGGGCTCTGGGCAACCTGGGGAACTTCCATTGCTCCCGGGGAGAATTTGCCCAGGCAGCCCCGTACTACGAGCAGTACCTGCAACTTTCCCCGGAGCTGCAGGACATGGAGAGCGAAGGCAAAATCTGCCACAACCTAGGCTATGCCCAGTACTGCCTGGGCAACTACGAGGAAGCCGTGAAGTATTACGAGCAAGACCTGGCCCTGGCCAAGGACCTGCACGACAAGCTCAGCCAGGCCAAGGCCTACTGCAACCTGGGCCTGGCCTTCAAGGCCCTTGGCCACTTCTCTGAAGCGGAGGAGTGCCAGAAGTATCTGTTGTCCCTTGCCCAGTCCCTCAGCAACCCTCAGGCCAAGTTCCGAGCCCTGGGCAACCTGGGGGATATTGCCATCTGCAAGAAAGACGTGGGCAGCGCTGTCAGGCTCTATGAGCAGCAGCTGAGCCTTGCCCATCAGGCTGCAGACAGGAAGCTGGAGGCGAGCGCCTATGCGGCGCTCGGCTCAGCCTACCGTCTGCTGCAAAAGTATGACAAGGCGCTGGGCTACCATACACAGGAACTGGAGGTGTATCAAGAGCTGGGTGAGATGCTGGGAGAATGCCGGGCACACGGGCACCTGGCAGCGGTCTACATGGCCTTGGGCAAGTACACCATGGCCTTCAAGGGTTACCAGGAGCAGCTGGAGGTGGGCCAGAAGCTGAAGGATCCTGGCATCGAAGCCCAGGTCTACGGCAACATGGGCATCACCAAAATGAACATGAATGCCACGGAGGAGGCCATTGGCTTCTTTGAGCAGCAGCTGGCCACCCTGCAGCAGCTGAGTGGGAGTGAGGCCGTGCTGGACAGAGGCCGGGCCTTTGGGAATTTGGGTGACTGCTACGAAGCACTGGGTGACTACGAGGAAGCCATCAAGTATTACGACCAGTACCTGTCCGTGGCCCAGAGCCTCAGCCGCATGCAGGACCAGGCGAAGGCCTATCGGGGCCTAGGCAGCGGGCACAG GGCAATGGGCAACCTGCAGCAGGCCCTGGTTTGCTTCGAAAAAAGGCTTGTGGTGGCCCATGAGCTTGGAGAAGCCTTTGATAAAGCCCAGGCGTACGGCGAACTGGGCACTCTGCACAGCCAGCTGGGCAACTTCGAACAGGCAATCTCCTGCCTCGAGCGCCAGTTGGGCATTGCACGGGATATGAAGGACCAGGCCCTGGAGGGCAACGCGGCTTGCGGCTTAGGCAACGTCTACCAGCAAATGGCAGAATACGACACAGCCCTTCAGTACCACCAGATGGACCTCAGCATTGCAGAGGAAACGAACAATCCAGCTTGCCAAGGCCGGGCATACGGCAACCTGGGCCTGACCTACGAGTCGCTGGGCACTTACGAGAGAGCCGTGGTCTACCAGGAGCAGCACCTCAGCATTGCAGCCCAGTTGAACGACCTGGCAGCCAAAACTGCCTCCTACAGCAGCCTGGGCAGGATACACCACGCCTTGCTGAACTACCCCCAGGCGGTGATGTACCTGCAGGAAG GGCTGAGGCTGGCCGAGCAGCTGGGGCGCAGGGAGGATGAAGCCAGGATCCGTCACGGCTTGGGCCTGTCACTTTGGGCGAGTGGAAATTTGGAAGAGGCTCAGCATCAG CTCTACCGGGCTTCAGCCCTCTTTGAGACCATCCGGCACGAAGCGCGGCTGAGCATCGACTATAAGCTCTCACTGTTTGACCTGCAGACCTCTTCCTATCAGGCCCTGCAACGGGTGCTGGTTACGCTGG GCCATCATGATGAGGCGTTGGCGGTGGCCGAAAGAGGCCGGACGAGGGCATTTGCTGACCTGCTGGTGGAGCGTCAGACTGGGCAGCAGGATTCTGACCCTTACTCCCCTGTGACGGTGGATCAGGTCCTGGAGACAGTGAATGGCCAGAGGGGACTGGTCCTCTACTTCTCATTGGCAGCGGGATACCTGTACTCTTGGCTCTTGGCTCCTGGGGCAG GGATCCTGAAGTTCCATGAATGCTACCTGGGTGAGGGCCCAGCTGGGCACTCGGGAGACTTGCAAGACAGGAGCTCGGGCCTGCATACACTCGCCAGCTCAGCGCTAGagcagctcagctccagcgtacgAGAAGCTCTGGGGGTGGAGCCCCATTTTGTGAG CAATGAGTCGGAGAGCGAAGCAGGAGACCTGATGGAGCAGCCCCCAGAAGAGATGAGTGGCAAGCTGAACTCTTCCAATGACCCCACTGGCTTCCTGAGGATGGTGAGCAGGAACAACCTCTTCAACAG GAGCTGCCAAAGCACCAGCAGCCTCTTTGCCGGCCCTGCATCCTCCACAGCAAAGGAGGAGGGCCTTGCATCCTCCCTACCTCGATGGCCCGACTCCTCCAGCAAATCACCCCTCCGGGTCCTCTATGACATGCTGATTGGACCACTGGAAGGG GGTCTGATGCACTCCAGCGGCCCAGTGGGGCGTCACCGGCAGCTGGTCCTTGTCCTGGAGGCAGAGCTGTACCTCATCCCATTTGCTCTTCTCAAGGGCAGCTCCTCCAACGAGTATCTCTACGAACGCTTCAGCCTTATCGCCGTGCCCTCCATCCAAGCCCTCAGTGCCAGTGCCAGTGCCAAG GGCCAGGCCAAGAAGAATGCCTCAGCTTATGGCAGCTCCTCTTCCACGGCTGCCGTCATTGGTAACCCGAAGCTGCCGTCCTCTGTGATGGACCGCTGGCTGTGGGGGCCCATGCCCTCTGCGGAAGAAGAGGCTTATGCGGTATCAGAACTGCTTGGCTGCCAGGCACTGGTGGGCAGTGCAGCCACCAAGGAGACGGTGATGAGTGCCCTGGCACAGGCTGAATGTGTGCATTTCGCTACGCACATCTCTTGGAAGCTGGCTGCCCTGGTTCTGACGCCCAACGCCGAGAGCATAACCTCCGGTCGCAAGGGGTCCTTTGGGAACTCTTACACCATCCCAGAGTCTTTGCGCATGCAGGATGACGCGAGTGATGTGGAAAGCATCTCGGACTGCCCACCACTGCAGGAGTTCCTGCTCACAGCAGCCGACGTGCTGGAACTTCGCTTGCCTGTCAAGCTGGTCTTCCTGGGTTCCTACCAAGAATCCAACAGCAAGGTCACCGCGGATGGGCTGGTAGGGCTGACGCGGGCCTTCCTAGCTGCCGGTGCCCTCTGTGTCCTGGTCTCCTTATGGCCAGTCCCAGTGGCAGCATCCAAGACCTTGGTGCACACCTTTTACTCTGCCCTGCTGAACGGGCTGAAGGCCAGTGCTGCCCTCGGTGAGGCGATGAAGAGGCTGCAGAGCAGCACGTTGTTTTCCCATCCCTCCAACTGGGCAG GCTTTGTGCTGATTGGCAGCGATGTGAAACTCAACAGTCCTTCTTCCCTGGTGGGGCAAGCCTTGACCGACATTCTGCAGCACCCGGAACGAGCACGAGATGCTTTGCGGGTCCTGCTGCATCTG gTGGAGAAGTCCTTGCAGCGAATCCACAGTGGGCAGCACAACTCCATGTACACCTCTCAGCAGAGTGTGGAGAATAAGGTTGGTGGCATCCCTGGCTGGCAGGCCCTGCTGACTGCAGTGGGCTTCCGGCTGGACCCTCCAGCCAGTGGGCTTCCAGCCGCTGTCTTCTTCCCCACGGCGGACCCTGGGGACCGACTGCAGCAGTGCAGCAGCACCATCCAGTCTTTGCTTG GTTTGCCCAATGCTGCCCTGCAGGCCCTCTGCAAGCTGATCACCGCCTCTGAAACGGGAGAGCAGATGATTAGCCAG GCTGTTAAAAATATGGTGGGAATG CTCCATCAGGTTTTAGTGCAGCTGCAGGTTGGAGAGAAGGAGCAAGATTTCGCACTGGCCCCGATTCAGGTCTCCATCAGTGTTCAGCTTTGGCGGTTGCCCGGCTGCCATGAGTTCCTGGCAGCTCTTG GGTTTGACCTGTGCGAGGTCGGGCAGGAGGAAGTGATTCTGAAGACGGGCAAACAGGCCAGCCGCCGGACGATGCATTTTGCACTCCAGACTCTGCTGGCTCTTTTTG ACTCCACAGAGCTTCCCAAACGTCTGAGCTTGGACAGCTCCTCCTCGCTTGAATCACTGGCCTCGGCCCAGTCCATCTCCAATCCCGGGCCGCTCCCTGGCCACAATCCCCCCTTCTCTCCTACGGGCCCAGACAGCCTGGCCTCCGACGCCATCTCCGTCTACAGTCTGAGCTCCATCGCTTCTTCTGTTAGCTTTGTCTCCAAGCCCGAGGGCATACCTGAGGCAGGCGGCTCCAGGGGGCACCAAGACTCTGAGAGGTCTAAGGCCGTTTATCTGCAGAGGGTCTCCTTACCACAGAGTAATTTCTCAACACAAGCCAGAGCTGGCCCCAGCAAAGATGAAGAGGAATACGAAGGGTTCTCCATTGTGAGCAATGAGCCTCTGGCAGTATACCAGGAGAGCCCAGGCATGTTTTCCACAGACCACAGCCTCTCCCAGACTGGAGAAGTCAGAGGTTCTGTTAACTTCAAGCATAGCATCAGCTCCCCAAACTCCCCGGGCAAAATGACGCTCATTCCCAGCCCAAACTCCCCTTTCCAGAAGGTTGGGAAACGAACGGGTTCAGATATAGGTGAATCAGACCATTCCAGTACCGAAACAGATAGCACTGTCAAATCCCAAGAGGAAGGGAATGGCCCAAAGTTGGATCCTCAGGTGCTGGCCcagaagatcctgcaggaaacgCAGAGTCACCTCCTTGCCGTGGAGCACCTCCAGTGTGCCGGCAGCAGTTGCTGTCCCCACCAACCTGGCCGAAACAGCAGCTTGGATGAAGGGACTGCCTCACCCTCCAGGGTCGCCACCTTCCGGTCGTCAGAAACCAGTGCCTTTAGCAGGCCACTGTGCTCCAGCATCAAAAATCAGCCTTCTCCTACCCCAGTGAGGCCTGAGCTCCTCCTCAGGAGTTCCTCCCTGCAAACATCCAGCTCTGGAGACAACAGCCCTTCTCCCTCCGAGACATCCACCAAGGAAAGTGCTAGGCAGCTTTCCCCCAGCCTGGACACTTGTCGGCCTGTGGCAGATCAGCCAGTCTTCAGGCTGAAGTATCCCAGTTCTCCATACAGTGCCCATATATCCAGGTCTCCGCAGAACATCTCCCCCAGCTCAGGACATCAATCCCCAGCAGACAGCACTCCCTCCCCAGGCCTTTCCTATTCCTCTGCCAGCTCGGCCCGTTCCAGCCCCTCCAACCCACCTGCCCTAGACAAGCTCAAGATGGCGGCCATCGATGGAAAGGTGCAGGCCATTCACAATCTGAAGATGTTCTGGCAAAATGTCCCCCAGCAACCCCCCGGACCCATGAGGAGCTCCCACAGCTCTTCCGGGAAGGCCTCCAAACGAGATGTGCTGAGCCTGCTGAACCTATCTCCCCGGCGTAGCAAAGAGGAAGCCACCGACAAACTGGAGCTGAAGGACTTGTCTGCTCCCTGTGCTCTTTTGCAGAAGAACTCTCCCAATGGGCGTAGACCTCCAGCTGACTCCAGCAGCACTCTAGAGTCCAGCTACCCCATACGGCTACCTTCCGGC